The Deltaproteobacteria bacterium genome contains the following window.
ATTTCGCTTGCAGCCAAAGTGCTTTCTCCCAAGCGAGATGCTAGCGCGGTGTTGGGCATTTGGCGTTCATCTACCTGCACTGGTTCACCTCTGGTCTTACGACGCCGCAAAGCGTCTATCGATAAGTTAGTCGCAATACGGTATAAATATGTGAACGCGCTTGAGCGACCAGCAAAACGGCTGCGCCCATTGACAAATTGGCAGAAAGTTTCTTGCATAATTTCGCGAGCATCTTCGGGATCGCCAAGTAGTGTAAGTGCACGACGATATAGAGCGTGGCCGTAACGTTTATAAAGCTCTGCAATTTCAGATTCGTCTAGCATGTAAGTTCTAGTATGGTAGCATACATCATTATATTAGGCGAAAAGACAATAACAGTGCAAAATTGCCAGCAACAATCATATTGGCTTAACTTGGCTTAACCAGAATGAGAAAATTGAGATTTTCTCTTATGTTTAATAAACAGAAGATTTCTAGCTAAAAAGTTCCCGTTTTTTGCAGCTGATGCGACCAAAGTAGCTGTTAACCATTTGTGCTGTTATGATTTTGAATTAAACATGGCAGCTTTAACAACGGAGGTTGTTACATGCAGCGCCGTCCTTATTTTTTTGGCATTTTATTGTTTGCTTGTAGTCTGCTTATTTTGGTTGTTGGAGGTGTTGCGCCTGTAACAACTAAAGCCCAGGTAAAAAAAGCAGTTGTTAAACAACCTATTAGCCCAGCTACGGTTTACAATAATGCCCAAGAAAAACTAGGTACACTACGGCGGATCACACTGCCGCAACCCAAAGGTGTACTAAAAGGCGAAGATAAAACGCTATCGCCATATTTTGTGGTGAAGAGTGATGGTGATGAAACCGAGCGTTTGCCCCTAAAAGAAACAAGCGCTGCAGTAAATATTGCTGGTGTTATTGCCCAGGTAAAAGTTCGACAAGTTTTTGAGAATGCTGGCGATCGACCAATTGAAGCAATTTATGTATTTCCGGGTTCAACGCGAGCCGCTGTACACGGCATGCGCATGCGCATTGGTGAGCGCACCATTGAAGCCAAAATTGAGCAAAAAGTAAAAGCTAGGGCTGAATACGAACAAGCAAAACGTCAAGGCAAACGTGCTTCGCTGTTAGAGCAAGAGAGGCCCAACGTGTTTACTATGAATGTTGCCAATATTATGCCACGCGACCTTATTGAAGTTGAACTTGATTATTCTGAATTGCTAGTGCCGGATAATGCTATTTATGAATTTGTTTATCCAACCGTGGTTGGTCCTCGGTTTGGTGGTGGTGCAGACCCCCAAAAAGATAAATGGATTGCAAACCCCTACTTAACTGAAGGCCAAAAAGAGCCTTATAAATTTTCATTAAAAGTTCATCTTGAAACCGGGATCCCATTAAAAGAAATAAACTCGCCTTCACATAAGCTTAACGTGGATTATCGCTCACCAGCTAGTGCCGATGTTGGCTTAGCTGAGGCTGGCGGTGGTAATAAAGATTTTGTATTGCGCTATCGCTTGGCTGGTAACAAGATTGAAACCGGGGTGTTGATTTACGAAAATGATGACGAGCGTTTTTTCTTGCTGATGCTTGAACCCCCGGTACGACCGACAAATTCGCAGATACCATCACGAGAATATATTTTCTTACTTGATGTCTCAGGTTCTATGCGTGGCTTTCCGCTAAATACCACCAAAGAATTAATGCGTCATTTATTAGGGGCTTTGCGACCAAGCGATTATTTCAATGTGGTATTATTTGCAGGTGCCTCAGCGGTTATGAATCCACAAGGTTCATTAGCGGCAACACGCAACAATATTAATCAAGCAATGACTATGATTGACCGTCAGCGTGGCGGAGGAGGTACCCAGCTCTTGGCAGGTTTGCAAGCTGCCTATGGGGTGCCCAAGCGACGCTCAGATATTGCCCGAAGCGTCGTGGTGGTTACCGATGGCTATGTTGGGGTTGAAGGTAAAGCTTTTAAAATTGTGCATGATCGTCTTAATGAAGCCAATTTGTTTGCTTTTGGGATTGGCTCGTCAGTTAATCGCGGTTTAATCGAAACAATGGCACGTGCGGGTCTGGGTGAACCATTTGTTGTACTGCGACCTGACGCAGCTGCCGAACAAGCCGCCAAGTTGCAAGAGTATATACAATTTCCGGTGTTAACTTCGATTTCGGTGCAGGCTAACGGCATTGATGCGCGTGAAATGGCGCCAATGAAAATACCAGATTTATTTGCCCGCCGTCCATTGATTGTATTTGGAAAACTTGCAGGCAGCAGCAGTGGCTCGCTTGAAGTGCGCGGTATTAGCGGTAATGGTAAACGTTTACGTCAACATATAGCAGTTTCAAGTTCAGCAAATAAGCCAGAAAATTCAGCCTTGCGTTATCTTTGGGCACGCAAATGGGTAGAAATGCTTGATGATCAAATGGCGATGAATCCCGCCCCCGAAATTGAAGCGGCAATTACTGATTTGGGCTTATCCTACAACTTATTAACAAGTTTTACTTCTTTTATAGCGATCGATTCAGAAGTGGTCAATAGAAGTGGCATAACCGAAAAGGTTAACCAACCACTGCCATTACCTGAAGGGGTAAGCAATTCAGCAGTGGGTGGTATGGGTTCAATAGGCAAGGGTGCCGCATTATCCGGTGGTAGAGGGGGCCATATTACAAAGCTTAAATCTGAAGAGCGGGTAGACAGAAAAGTTAAATTTGCGGCTAAAAGACCAGAAGCACCAATGCCGAGCACTCCACCACCGGCACTTTCGGCACCAGCAACTGCATCTGCACCAATGGAAATGGAAGCAAGCACTGATTTATCAGATGAT
Protein-coding sequences here:
- a CDS encoding VWA domain-containing protein, with protein sequence MQRRPYFFGILLFACSLLILVVGGVAPVTTKAQVKKAVVKQPISPATVYNNAQEKLGTLRRITLPQPKGVLKGEDKTLSPYFVVKSDGDETERLPLKETSAAVNIAGVIAQVKVRQVFENAGDRPIEAIYVFPGSTRAAVHGMRMRIGERTIEAKIEQKVKARAEYEQAKRQGKRASLLEQERPNVFTMNVANIMPRDLIEVELDYSELLVPDNAIYEFVYPTVVGPRFGGGADPQKDKWIANPYLTEGQKEPYKFSLKVHLETGIPLKEINSPSHKLNVDYRSPASADVGLAEAGGGNKDFVLRYRLAGNKIETGVLIYENDDERFFLLMLEPPVRPTNSQIPSREYIFLLDVSGSMRGFPLNTTKELMRHLLGALRPSDYFNVVLFAGASAVMNPQGSLAATRNNINQAMTMIDRQRGGGGTQLLAGLQAAYGVPKRRSDIARSVVVVTDGYVGVEGKAFKIVHDRLNEANLFAFGIGSSVNRGLIETMARAGLGEPFVVLRPDAAAEQAAKLQEYIQFPVLTSISVQANGIDAREMAPMKIPDLFARRPLIVFGKLAGSSSGSLEVRGISGNGKRLRQHIAVSSSANKPENSALRYLWARKWVEMLDDQMAMNPAPEIEAAITDLGLSYNLLTSFTSFIAIDSEVVNRSGITEKVNQPLPLPEGVSNSAVGGMGSIGKGAALSGGRGGHITKLKSEERVDRKVKFAAKRPEAPMPSTPPPALSAPATASAPMEMEASTDLSDDSTMDMVKSRQAGGSGSSVDRDKNKRESANHTVRVVSSKVQTLANAAELKSMLLITLEHSKCTLKTRLTIVIMVDANGVIVAVQIKESHGQEFAACLRKILMGKATGAKAQGSNIGHLLMEVEPAK
- a CDS encoding sigma-70 family RNA polymerase sigma factor, whose translation is MLDESEIAELYKRYGHALYRRALTLLGDPEDAREIMQETFCQFVNGRSRFAGRSSAFTYLYRIATNLSIDALRRRKTRGEPVQVDERQMPNTALASRLGESTLAASEIASLTLGLDSETLTIAVMAHVDGLTQDEIASSLDLSRRTIGKKLKRFSLHTQDRAGITKTVMVPERQGGQQ